Proteins from a genomic interval of Gluconacetobacter diazotrophicus PA1 5:
- the ybaL gene encoding YbaL family putative K(+) efflux transporter: MSHASPLITILVVGLTLAFVLGMLANRLKISVLVGYLLAGVAVGPFTPGFVADQELALQLADIGVILLMFGVGLHFSVKDLLAVRAIALPGTLLQVALSSLAGMGLALLMGWTVRAGLVFGLALSVASTVVLMRALDEQRLMETERGHLAIGWLVIQDLVTVLVLVMLPALAPVLKDGAAHAPTLWALALTLALTLGKVAAFIALMLLVGRRVIPAALHYVARIGSRELFRLALLAVALGVAFMASELFGVSFALGAFVAGMVLSESALSQHAAEETLPLRDAFAVLFFISVGMLFEPTTLLRHPASLLAPLAVVFIVTPAIVFVTLCILRQSLRTALTIAAGLSQIGEFSFILATLGVDLGLLDESARSLILAVSILSILLNPLAFLAVTLLAPWAERIDALRAGPPGEAATVAHPSTLRGHAVVVGYGRVGALVVDGLLHQGWPLLVIETGDMAMQPLRDRGIETILGNAADPAVLAAANIPEARLLVVAIPEAFEAGQVVAQGRAANPSITIIARAHFDSAVDHLHHLGADVVIMGEREIARAMLDHAEHDISPISPVHAMTRALPEMGGGAVA, from the coding sequence ATGTCCCACGCCAGCCCCCTGATCACCATCCTGGTCGTCGGCCTGACATTGGCCTTCGTGCTGGGAATGCTGGCCAACCGGCTGAAGATTTCGGTTCTGGTCGGCTACCTGCTGGCCGGTGTCGCGGTGGGGCCGTTCACGCCCGGTTTCGTCGCGGACCAGGAACTGGCCCTGCAACTGGCCGATATCGGCGTCATCCTGCTGATGTTCGGGGTCGGGCTGCATTTTTCGGTCAAGGACCTGCTGGCCGTGCGCGCCATCGCCCTGCCCGGCACCCTGCTGCAGGTGGCGCTGTCCAGCCTGGCCGGCATGGGACTGGCGCTGCTGATGGGCTGGACGGTACGGGCAGGGCTGGTCTTCGGCCTGGCGTTGAGCGTCGCCAGCACGGTCGTGCTGATGCGCGCGCTGGACGAACAGCGGCTGATGGAAACCGAGCGCGGGCACCTGGCCATCGGGTGGCTGGTGATCCAGGACCTGGTGACCGTGCTGGTGCTGGTCATGCTGCCCGCGCTGGCCCCGGTGCTGAAGGACGGGGCCGCCCATGCGCCCACCCTGTGGGCGCTGGCACTGACCCTGGCGCTGACCCTGGGCAAGGTCGCGGCGTTCATCGCGCTGATGCTGCTGGTCGGGCGCCGCGTCATTCCGGCGGCGCTGCATTACGTGGCGCGGATCGGATCGCGCGAACTGTTCCGCCTGGCGCTGCTGGCCGTGGCGCTGGGCGTCGCCTTCATGGCGTCGGAACTGTTCGGCGTCTCCTTCGCGCTGGGGGCCTTCGTCGCGGGCATGGTGCTGAGCGAATCCGCGCTCAGCCAGCACGCGGCGGAGGAAACCCTGCCGCTGCGCGACGCCTTCGCCGTGCTGTTCTTCATTTCCGTGGGCATGCTGTTCGAACCCACGACCCTGCTGCGTCACCCCGCCAGCCTGCTGGCCCCCCTGGCCGTCGTCTTCATCGTGACGCCGGCCATCGTGTTCGTCACCCTCTGCATTCTGCGCCAGAGCCTGCGCACCGCGCTGACCATTGCCGCCGGATTGTCGCAGATCGGGGAATTCTCATTCATCCTGGCGACGCTGGGGGTCGATCTGGGATTGCTGGACGAATCGGCGCGCAGCCTGATCCTGGCCGTCTCGATCCTGTCGATCCTGCTCAATCCCCTGGCCTTCCTGGCGGTCACCCTGCTGGCCCCGTGGGCGGAGAGGATCGACGCCCTGCGCGCGGGACCACCCGGCGAAGCCGCGACGGTAGCCCATCCCAGCACCCTGCGCGGGCACGCCGTGGTCGTGGGCTATGGCCGGGTGGGCGCGCTGGTGGTGGACGGGCTGCTGCACCAGGGCTGGCCGCTGCTGGTGATCGAAACCGGGGACATGGCGATGCAGCCCCTGCGCGATCGCGGGATCGAGACCATTCTGGGCAATGCCGCCGATCCCGCGGTCCTGGCCGCCGCGAACATTCCCGAGGCCCGGCTGCTGGTCGTGGCAATCCCCGAGGCGTTCGAGGCCGGACAGGTGGTCGCGCAGGGCCGCGCCGCCAATCCGTCCATCACCATCATCGCCCGCGCGCATTTCGACAGCGCGGTCGATCACCTGCACCATCTGGGCGCGGACGTCGTCATCATGGGCGAACGCGAAATTGCCCGGGCGATGCTGGACCATGCCGAACACGACATATCCCCTATCTCTCCGGTACACGCCATGACGCGCGCCCTGCCGGAAATGGGCGGCGGCGCGGTGGCATAG
- a CDS encoding GAF domain-containing protein: MTTLPADHRVTLEDLLSTVESVLTGERDLIANMANISALLFEALPDINWAGFYILRDGELVLGPFQGRVACTRIAVGRGVCGTAAARRSTIVVPDVHAFPGHIACDTASESEIVVPILDGDRLIGVLDIDSPIRDRFTPQDRLVLEQVAALLVPAPTA; the protein is encoded by the coding sequence ATGACCACCCTGCCTGCCGATCACCGCGTCACGCTGGAGGATTTGCTGTCCACCGTCGAATCCGTTCTGACGGGCGAACGCGACCTGATCGCCAACATGGCGAACATCTCCGCCCTGCTGTTCGAGGCGCTGCCGGACATCAACTGGGCCGGGTTCTATATCCTGCGTGACGGCGAACTGGTGCTGGGGCCGTTCCAGGGGCGGGTCGCCTGCACCCGCATCGCAGTGGGCCGGGGCGTCTGCGGCACCGCCGCGGCCCGGCGAAGCACCATCGTGGTGCCCGACGTGCATGCCTTTCCCGGCCATATCGCCTGCGACACCGCGTCCGAATCCGAAATCGTCGTTCCGATCCTGGACGGTGACCGGCTGATCGGGGTGCTGGATATCGACAGCCCGATCAGGGACCGTTTCACACCGCAGGATCGGCTGGTCCTGGAACAGGTGGCGGCGCTGCTTGTTCCCGCACCGACCGCCTGA
- a CDS encoding GGDEF domain-containing protein — translation MTLNRRAFAVLLPIVLLGHILAGGAAFLGYRTALVLLHKARVQQELFQLKTSYSDYVSLEAQLLYVIRNSSAFMSFINESDQAYRTRVLAIGIQDSLQSLVPNDGTKVSCSVFQSDGREIFYFDNGLDPFQTLGEHQAAFAHAVLTDNALSRTGLVTEKDGTTYLLDAAEVQARGNRPVSSGMLPEQSVLLQIAVKPSRFETIRHTLAVEYGAPVELSATPPVPGRGLSASVRLAPALYARVTPAGSYMRAKLTRVAMVIGMFVVVLSVMSVGVLMLLVRRYIIAPIEELDRQVTAIMEKRRIDIDVPERGEIGRLAANVRMLHGQLARALRKTRRLYETDSVTGIGNRIYFNEMLERFFLDSAETGRPLTMLFIDLDNFKQVNDEHGHRTGDALLVAVAKALVASAAETAEACNEPPGIAARLSGDEFAFLIQAEPRSAAVQMLIQSFLVKFRCGFAVESDSYPVTASVGVAAVPGDADTPTHLMSCADHAMYYAKAAGRNTFAFYSDLPPSARTPGVRVP, via the coding sequence ATGACGCTCAATAGACGCGCATTCGCGGTCCTGCTGCCGATCGTCCTGCTGGGCCACATCCTGGCCGGCGGGGCGGCGTTCCTGGGATACCGTACCGCACTGGTCCTGCTGCACAAGGCGCGCGTGCAGCAGGAACTGTTCCAGCTCAAGACGTCCTATTCCGATTATGTGTCGCTCGAAGCGCAGTTGCTGTACGTCATCCGCAACAGCAGCGCCTTCATGTCCTTCATCAACGAATCCGATCAGGCCTACCGGACCCGTGTCCTGGCCATCGGAATCCAGGACAGCCTGCAATCACTCGTTCCCAATGACGGGACGAAGGTGTCGTGCAGCGTCTTCCAGTCCGATGGGCGCGAGATCTTCTATTTCGACAACGGCCTGGACCCGTTCCAGACGCTGGGCGAGCATCAGGCGGCATTCGCGCACGCCGTCCTGACCGACAACGCGCTGTCGCGCACCGGCCTGGTGACGGAAAAGGACGGCACGACCTATCTGCTGGATGCGGCGGAAGTTCAGGCGCGGGGCAATCGCCCGGTTTCCTCCGGGATGCTGCCGGAACAGTCCGTCCTGTTGCAGATCGCTGTGAAGCCCAGCCGTTTCGAGACGATTCGCCACACCCTGGCGGTCGAGTACGGGGCACCGGTCGAATTGTCGGCCACACCGCCGGTGCCGGGCAGGGGGCTGTCCGCCAGCGTCCGACTGGCACCCGCGCTGTACGCCCGGGTAACCCCGGCCGGGTCCTATATGCGGGCGAAGCTGACGCGGGTCGCGATGGTGATCGGGATGTTCGTCGTGGTCCTCAGCGTGATGTCGGTCGGTGTGCTGATGCTGCTGGTGCGGCGCTATATCATCGCACCGATCGAGGAACTGGACCGGCAGGTGACGGCGATCATGGAAAAGCGCCGGATCGACATCGATGTGCCCGAACGGGGTGAGATCGGGCGGCTGGCGGCGAATGTGCGGATGCTGCACGGGCAACTGGCGCGGGCGCTGCGCAAGACCCGGCGGCTGTACGAGACGGATTCGGTGACGGGCATCGGCAACCGGATCTATTTCAACGAAATGCTGGAACGGTTCTTTCTGGACAGCGCCGAAACCGGCCGCCCGCTGACCATGCTGTTCATCGACCTGGACAATTTCAAACAGGTCAATGACGAGCACGGCCATCGGACCGGTGATGCCCTGCTGGTGGCGGTGGCCAAGGCGCTGGTGGCCTCGGCCGCCGAGACGGCGGAGGCCTGCAACGAACCGCCGGGCATCGCTGCGCGCCTGTCGGGGGATGAATTCGCCTTCCTGATCCAGGCCGAGCCGCGCAGCGCCGCGGTGCAGATGCTGATTCAGTCGTTCCTGGTAAAGTTCCGCTGCGGGTTTGCTGTCGAGTCCGACTCATACCCGGTGACCGCCAGCGTCGGTGTGGCCGCCGTGCCGGGCGACGCCGATACGCCCACGCACCTGATGTCGTGCGCGGACCATGCGATGTACTACGCCAAGGCGGCGGGGCGGAACACGTTCGCGTTCTACAGCGACCTGCCGCCCTCGGCCCGTACGCCGGGTGTACGCGTCCCCTAG
- a CDS encoding polyamine ABC transporter substrate-binding protein produces MNFLVWESGVSPEVVKSWTDMTGIDINQIIFDSGDRRDLMVANVNAPIDLAVIDSAHVQAFGERGLLLDQSRFPLPPEEQSEGRWRAMCGRYGVPYSWGNTGIVYRADRLKVPPSSWGDLLKPAPALVGHIAMPDDQEELLAAALNYLGRPMNSGDPQDLRRAFDLLRAQAPAVLIYGLPVTAQQERSVHDLIDIGLGGTGDEKTLNMTTDQTQPWRFVTPREGVMVWVDCLAVLSRTSRPDLAEKFIRFLVRPDNAVRDAIFLHQPTPNPRAEAMLPRAVRDDPQIYPPQSYPIIYRKPVPTDSLALRRRILGALIAIHDAQ; encoded by the coding sequence TTGAATTTCCTGGTCTGGGAATCGGGCGTCAGTCCCGAAGTGGTCAAGTCGTGGACCGACATGACCGGCATCGACATCAACCAGATCATCTTCGACAGTGGGGACCGGCGCGACCTGATGGTCGCGAACGTGAATGCGCCGATCGACCTGGCGGTAATCGACAGCGCCCACGTCCAGGCGTTCGGCGAACGCGGGCTCCTGCTCGACCAGTCCCGCTTCCCCCTGCCGCCGGAGGAGCAGAGCGAAGGGCGGTGGCGCGCGATGTGCGGCCGTTACGGCGTGCCCTATAGCTGGGGGAATACCGGCATCGTCTACCGCGCCGACCGGCTGAAGGTGCCGCCCAGTTCGTGGGGCGACCTGCTGAAGCCCGCCCCGGCGCTGGTGGGACATATCGCGATGCCCGATGATCAGGAGGAACTGCTGGCTGCCGCCCTGAATTATCTGGGGCGTCCGATGAACAGCGGCGATCCCCAGGACCTGCGCCGCGCGTTCGACCTGCTGCGCGCCCAGGCGCCGGCCGTCCTGATCTATGGATTGCCCGTCACCGCGCAGCAGGAACGCAGCGTGCATGACCTGATCGATATCGGACTGGGGGGAACGGGGGACGAGAAGACCCTGAACATGACGACGGACCAGACCCAGCCCTGGCGGTTCGTCACGCCGCGTGAAGGGGTGATGGTATGGGTCGACTGCCTGGCTGTGCTCAGCCGGACCTCCCGTCCCGACCTGGCGGAGAAGTTCATCCGCTTCCTGGTCAGGCCGGACAATGCGGTCCGGGATGCGATCTTCCTGCACCAGCCGACACCGAATCCGCGCGCCGAGGCGATGCTGCCCCGCGCGGTCCGCGATGATCCCCAGATCTATCCGCCCCAATCCTACCCCATCATCTATCGCAAGCCCGTGCCGACCGACAGCCTGGCGTTGCGGAGGCGGATTCTCGGCGCCCTGATTGCGATCCATGACGCTCAATAG
- the nagA gene encoding N-acetylglucosamine-6-phosphate deacetylase, which translates to MILRGNLVLPDRVAAGRITFDGTIRAIAPDEVSGGDGPAEALYILPGFIDAHVHGGDGADTMDGAAAIRRMARFHLVHGTTTILPTTITRPWPDVMDALHAVAEVKQAGMADGPVIHGAHLEGPFVSPHRLGAQPPFAIAPDPHHVRAALQTGVVRVVTLAPELEHADSAIAAFAAAGVRVSIGHTVAGFEQAEQAICRICAAGGTAGGTHLFNAMGGIEGRRPGPATALLCSDAGHAELIFDTHHVHPASFRLAHRLLGDRLLFVTDAMRGAGQGDGISQLGGQEVTIRDGIARLPDGTLAGSVLTLDGALRNAIAAGTDLVDAAKLVSRNAAHYLGLRDRGALLPGLRADFVVMDREFMVREVWVGGERRF; encoded by the coding sequence ATGATCCTTCGGGGAAACCTCGTCCTGCCGGACCGGGTGGCGGCGGGGCGCATCACCTTCGACGGGACGATCCGCGCCATCGCGCCGGACGAGGTGAGCGGCGGGGATGGACCGGCCGAGGCACTCTATATCCTGCCGGGCTTCATCGACGCGCATGTGCATGGCGGTGACGGCGCCGACACGATGGACGGCGCGGCGGCGATCCGGCGCATGGCGCGGTTTCACCTGGTCCATGGCACGACGACGATCCTGCCGACCACCATTACGCGGCCATGGCCGGACGTGATGGACGCGCTGCATGCGGTGGCCGAGGTGAAGCAGGCCGGGATGGCGGACGGCCCGGTCATCCATGGCGCGCATCTGGAAGGTCCGTTCGTCAGTCCGCATCGGCTGGGGGCGCAGCCGCCCTTCGCCATCGCCCCGGACCCCCATCATGTCCGTGCGGCGCTGCAGACCGGGGTGGTGCGCGTCGTGACGCTGGCGCCGGAACTGGAGCATGCGGACAGCGCCATTGCCGCCTTCGCCGCCGCCGGCGTGCGCGTCAGCATCGGCCACACCGTCGCCGGCTTCGAACAGGCCGAACAGGCGATCTGCCGGATCTGCGCCGCCGGCGGGACGGCGGGCGGCACCCATCTGTTCAACGCCATGGGCGGGATCGAGGGCCGCCGGCCCGGCCCGGCGACGGCGCTGCTATGCAGCGATGCCGGTCATGCCGAACTGATCTTCGACACCCATCATGTCCATCCTGCCAGCTTCCGCCTGGCGCACCGGCTGCTGGGCGACCGCCTGCTGTTCGTGACCGACGCCATGCGCGGCGCGGGGCAGGGTGACGGGATCAGCCAGCTCGGTGGGCAGGAGGTGACGATCCGCGACGGAATTGCGCGCCTGCCTGACGGCACGCTGGCCGGCAGCGTACTGACGCTGGATGGGGCGCTGCGCAACGCGATCGCGGCCGGCACCGATCTGGTCGATGCCGCGAAGCTGGTTAGCCGGAATGCCGCGCACTATCTGGGCCTGCGGGATCGCGGCGCGCTGCTGCCCGGCCTGCGGGCCGATTTCGTGGTGATGGACCGCGAATTCATGGTGCGCGAGGTCTGGGTCGGCGGCGAACGCCGCTTCTGA
- a CDS encoding glucose 1-dehydrogenase yields the protein MARVSGKVAIVTGASRGIGKATALMLAREGARVAVADLKEDEGQAVVAEIGAAGGEALFVPLDVSSEDAWTQAMAAVTGRFGRLDIAVNNAGIAFSGTVESTDLAEWRRVQSINLDGVFLGTKFAVAAMKDHGGSIINLSSIEGLIGDPTLAAYNASKGGVRLFTKSAALHCARSGYKIRVNSVHPGYIWTPMVQGLTADQAAAREKLVALHPIGHLGEADDIAYGILYLASDESKFMTGSELVIDGGYTAQ from the coding sequence ATGGCCCGCGTTTCCGGAAAAGTGGCGATCGTCACGGGGGCGTCCCGTGGGATCGGCAAGGCCACCGCCCTGATGCTGGCCCGCGAGGGCGCGCGCGTCGCCGTCGCCGACCTGAAGGAGGACGAGGGCCAGGCGGTCGTCGCCGAGATCGGGGCGGCGGGCGGCGAGGCCCTGTTCGTGCCGCTGGACGTCAGCAGCGAGGACGCCTGGACCCAGGCCATGGCGGCGGTGACGGGCCGGTTCGGCCGGCTGGACATTGCCGTCAACAATGCCGGCATCGCGTTTTCCGGCACCGTGGAAAGCACGGACCTGGCCGAATGGCGCCGCGTGCAGTCGATCAACCTGGACGGGGTGTTCCTGGGCACCAAGTTCGCCGTCGCGGCGATGAAGGATCATGGCGGGTCGATCATCAACCTGTCGTCGATCGAAGGGCTGATCGGCGATCCGACGCTGGCGGCGTACAATGCCAGCAAGGGCGGCGTACGGCTGTTCACCAAGTCGGCGGCGCTGCACTGCGCGCGCTCGGGCTACAAGATCCGGGTCAATTCCGTCCATCCGGGCTATATCTGGACACCGATGGTCCAGGGCCTGACCGCCGACCAGGCAGCCGCCCGCGAAAAGCTGGTGGCGCTGCATCCGATCGGCCATCTGGGCGAGGCCGACGACATCGCCTACGGCATTCTTTACCTTGCCTCGGACGAATCCAAATTCATGACCGGCAGCGAACTGGTGATCGACGGCGGCTACACCGCGCAGTAA
- a CDS encoding M3 family metallopeptidase has translation MNRTVWLRTVAACLGGWAALSGPAHAADNPFLTASTLPFQAPRFDLIHDGDYQPAFEQGMAQQMAEIQAIADYPAPPTFDNTIAAMERSGRVLDRVSETFDGVYQANTNPALDAVQTAIAPKLAQHQDAIYLNPGLFARVRTLYDARATLHLTEEQAQLLTVYYQQFIHAGAQLSAADQATLRGLNTHLSQLETRFQQTLLTATRQGALVVWRPAALHGLDRAALDAAAEAARGRGLTDAWALPLQNTTQQPDLQSLTDRATRQALFADSWLRAEHGDSGDTRAVIAELAQLRARKAALLGYPDYASYVLYDQMADTPAKVQRFIAQLVPATLAEQKREIADIRAAIHVDGQTFQPQPWDWTHYAEQVRKARYDLDQNQVKPYFELDRVLRDGVFFAANRLYGLTFTERKDIPVYNPDVRVFQVTDKDGSPLALIYFDYFKRDNKNGGAWMSNFVGQSHLLGTKPVVYNVANFTKPAPGQPALISFDDVTTMFHEFGHALHGMFADQTYPTLSGTAVARDFVEFPSQFNEHWALDPIVFAHYARQYQTGAAMPQPLVDKIRKAARFDQGYALGEVIAAAKLDMDWHMLPAGAPRQDVDRFEADSLARSGLDTTDVPPRYRSSYFLHIWANGYAAGYYAYLWTEMLDDAAFSWFRAHGGLTRENGQRFRDMILSRGHTMAYGPMFRAFYGQDPDITPMLRHRGLVPGQE, from the coding sequence ATGAATCGTACCGTCTGGCTTCGTACCGTCGCCGCGTGCCTGGGTGGCTGGGCGGCCCTGTCCGGCCCGGCCCATGCCGCCGACAATCCGTTCCTGACCGCCAGCACGCTGCCGTTCCAGGCCCCGCGCTTCGACCTGATCCATGACGGCGACTACCAGCCCGCGTTCGAGCAGGGCATGGCGCAGCAGATGGCCGAAATCCAGGCAATCGCGGATTATCCCGCGCCCCCGACCTTCGACAACACCATCGCGGCAATGGAACGTTCTGGCCGCGTGCTGGACCGGGTGTCCGAGACCTTCGACGGGGTGTACCAGGCCAACACCAATCCGGCGCTGGATGCCGTGCAAACGGCCATCGCGCCGAAACTGGCCCAGCATCAGGATGCGATCTACCTGAATCCCGGACTGTTCGCCCGGGTCCGCACGCTGTACGACGCGCGCGCCACGCTGCACCTGACGGAAGAGCAGGCGCAGCTCCTGACGGTCTATTATCAGCAATTCATCCATGCCGGCGCGCAATTGTCCGCCGCGGACCAGGCGACGCTGCGCGGATTGAACACGCACCTGTCGCAACTGGAAACCCGCTTCCAGCAGACCTTGCTGACAGCGACCCGGCAGGGCGCGCTGGTCGTCTGGCGCCCCGCCGCCCTGCACGGGCTGGACCGGGCCGCACTGGATGCCGCCGCCGAAGCCGCCAGGGGGCGCGGGCTGACGGACGCATGGGCGCTGCCGCTGCAGAACACGACGCAGCAGCCGGACCTGCAATCCCTGACCGATCGCGCCACGCGCCAGGCGCTGTTCGCCGATAGCTGGCTGCGCGCCGAACACGGCGACAGCGGGGACACGCGCGCCGTCATCGCCGAACTGGCGCAGTTGCGCGCGCGCAAGGCAGCACTGCTGGGCTATCCCGATTACGCGTCATACGTGCTGTATGACCAGATGGCCGATACCCCTGCGAAGGTGCAGCGTTTCATCGCGCAGCTCGTGCCCGCGACGCTGGCCGAACAGAAGCGCGAAATCGCGGATATCCGCGCCGCCATCCATGTGGACGGCCAGACCTTCCAGCCCCAGCCGTGGGACTGGACCCATTACGCCGAACAGGTGCGCAAGGCGCGCTACGACCTGGACCAGAACCAGGTCAAACCCTATTTCGAACTGGACAGGGTGCTGCGCGACGGCGTGTTCTTCGCCGCCAACCGGCTGTACGGGCTTACATTCACCGAACGCAAGGACATCCCCGTCTACAACCCCGACGTACGGGTGTTCCAGGTCACCGACAAGGACGGGTCGCCGCTGGCGCTGATCTATTTCGATTACTTCAAGCGCGACAACAAGAACGGCGGCGCCTGGATGTCGAATTTCGTGGGGCAGTCGCACCTGCTGGGCACGAAGCCGGTGGTCTATAACGTCGCGAACTTCACCAAGCCGGCGCCGGGGCAACCCGCCCTGATCAGTTTCGACGACGTCACCACGATGTTCCACGAATTCGGCCATGCGCTGCACGGCATGTTCGCCGACCAGACCTATCCCACCCTGTCCGGCACCGCCGTGGCCCGCGATTTCGTCGAATTCCCGTCCCAGTTCAACGAACATTGGGCGCTGGACCCGATCGTCTTCGCCCATTACGCCAGACAGTACCAGACCGGCGCCGCGATGCCGCAGCCCCTGGTCGACAAGATCAGGAAGGCCGCGCGCTTCGACCAGGGCTACGCGCTGGGCGAGGTCATCGCCGCCGCCAAGCTGGACATGGACTGGCACATGCTGCCCGCCGGCGCCCCGCGCCAGGACGTCGACCGGTTCGAAGCGGACTCGCTGGCCCGATCCGGACTGGATACCACGGACGTTCCGCCCCGCTACCGGTCCAGCTATTTCCTGCACATCTGGGCCAACGGCTATGCCGCCGGCTATTATGCCTATCTGTGGACCGAGATGCTGGACGACGCGGCGTTTTCCTGGTTCCGCGCCCACGGCGGGCTGACGCGCGAAAACGGGCAGCGCTTCCGCGACATGATCCTGTCACGCGGGCATACGATGGCGTACGGCCCGATGTTCCGCGCCTTCTACGGCCAGGACCCCGATATCACCCCGATGCTGCGACATCGCGGGCTGGTCCCGGGCCAGGAGTGA
- a CDS encoding IS481-like element ISGdi9 family transposase, producing MGQVHHGSATTTAAVRRAIQHSQESLRVLAKRYGINPKTVAKWKGRTDTSDRRTGPKVASSTILSTEEEAIVVAFRRHTLLPLDDCLYALQATIPHLTRSSLHRCFQRHGISRLPETEGDKPKRSKFKSYPIGYFHIDIAEVRTEMGRLYLLVAIDRTSKFAFVQLHEKATRRVAGDFLRALAAAVPYRIHTVLTDNGTHFTDPAGNGWTPEDIKAMRADGVLFRCHSFELACADLDIEHRLTKPRHPWTNGQVERMNRTIKDATVKRFYYETHDQLRQHLADFVTAYNFARRLKTLRGLTPYEFICQQWEKEPSRFIHNPHHQIPGQNT from the coding sequence ATGGGCCAGGTTCACCACGGAAGCGCCACGACGACAGCGGCAGTCCGTCGAGCGATACAACATAGTCAAGAGAGCCTGAGGGTTCTGGCGAAACGCTACGGGATCAACCCGAAGACGGTCGCCAAATGGAAGGGGCGGACCGATACGTCGGATCGACGCACCGGTCCGAAGGTCGCATCCTCAACCATCCTGTCGACCGAAGAAGAAGCGATCGTTGTGGCCTTCCGTCGCCATACCCTGCTGCCTCTTGATGATTGCCTTTATGCGCTTCAGGCGACGATCCCGCATCTGACGCGATCTTCCCTGCACCGTTGTTTTCAGCGCCATGGGATCAGCCGCCTGCCCGAGACCGAAGGCGACAAACCAAAACGGTCGAAGTTCAAGAGTTATCCGATCGGCTATTTTCACATCGACATTGCTGAAGTCCGCACTGAAATGGGGCGCCTTTATCTTCTGGTGGCGATCGACCGGACCTCGAAATTCGCTTTTGTCCAATTGCACGAGAAAGCGACACGTCGCGTTGCCGGTGACTTCCTGCGTGCTCTGGCCGCTGCGGTTCCCTACCGCATCCATACCGTGCTGACCGATAACGGCACGCATTTTACCGATCCGGCCGGCAATGGATGGACACCCGAAGACATCAAGGCCATGCGGGCGGATGGTGTCCTGTTCCGGTGCCACTCTTTTGAACTGGCCTGTGCTGATCTCGATATCGAGCATCGACTGACAAAGCCGCGACATCCCTGGACGAATGGCCAGGTCGAGAGGATGAACCGCACGATCAAGGACGCCACCGTCAAGCGCTTCTACTACGAAACACATGACCAGTTGCGTCAACACCTCGCCGACTTCGTTACCGCCTACAATTTCGCCCGCAGGCTCAAGACCCTGCGCGGCCTCACTCCATATGAATTCATTTGTCAGCAGTGGGAAAAAGAACCATCACGGTTCATACATAATCCGCACCACCAAATCCCGGGACAAAACACCTAG
- a CDS encoding HU family DNA-binding protein → MSKAFIAAVLQDSLACTGVAAGKAADDLITAIVATLQEEGGFTLPSFGTFTVHKTKARKALNPRTGEPVKVKAGKTVRFKASPNLKKAV, encoded by the coding sequence ATGAGCAAGGCTTTCATCGCCGCCGTTCTTCAGGATTCTCTTGCCTGCACAGGCGTCGCCGCCGGCAAGGCCGCCGACGACCTGATTACCGCCATCGTGGCAACCTTGCAGGAGGAAGGCGGTTTCACGCTGCCGTCGTTCGGCACATTCACCGTGCACAAGACCAAGGCGCGCAAGGCGCTGAACCCCCGCACCGGCGAACCGGTGAAGGTCAAGGCCGGCAAGACCGTCCGTTTCAAGGCCAGTCCCAACCTGAAAAAGGCGGTCTGA